From Candidatus Hydrogenedentota bacterium, one genomic window encodes:
- a CDS encoding putative DNA binding domain-containing protein has protein sequence MSFTHAHEAERLAGLIGELRKLPMETEWAEFKENHVAPREIGEYLSALANSSVLSGKSKAYLVWGIENGTHEIVGTTFSPAKTKIGGEELENWLLHQLSPQVPFHFFTTSIEGRAVVLLEIDSAFRYPVKFNGQAYVRIGSYKKKLKEHPEKERELWYLLGRTAFETGMAMERADVDEVLLRLDYPAYFGLLQQPLPDNRAGILDALAADGIILKSDCGDWNITNLGAILFAKRLKDFPTLFRKTVRVVVYKGNSRVQTLREQEGEKGYACGFEYLMAFINGLVPANEVLRQALRSVEPMYPPVAVRELVANALIHQDFHVTGAGPMVELFDDRIEISNPGVPLVQTERFLDSPPRSRNERLASLMRRLGVCEERGSGVDKVVSQMEYFQLPAPIFEVIGESTKATLLSHRPLVKMEKADRIRACYLHACLRYVTRSHMTNASLRARFGIAERNSATASRLIKEALEDGMIRLYDESSSRKFMKYVPFWVGKNHCESNSSLI, from the coding sequence ATGAGTTTTACGCATGCGCATGAGGCTGAACGACTGGCTGGTCTCATTGGTGAACTGCGTAAACTGCCCATGGAAACGGAATGGGCGGAGTTCAAGGAAAACCATGTTGCACCGCGGGAAATCGGGGAGTATCTTTCAGCGCTGGCCAATTCATCTGTGCTAAGCGGCAAAAGCAAGGCTTATCTTGTCTGGGGGATCGAAAACGGCACGCACGAGATTGTGGGCACCACGTTTTCTCCGGCCAAGACCAAAATAGGCGGCGAGGAGCTGGAGAACTGGCTGTTGCATCAACTGTCACCCCAGGTTCCCTTCCATTTTTTCACCACAAGCATCGAGGGGCGTGCAGTGGTGCTTTTGGAGATTGACAGTGCTTTTCGCTATCCGGTGAAATTCAACGGGCAGGCATATGTCCGGATCGGCTCCTACAAAAAGAAGTTAAAGGAGCACCCCGAGAAGGAGCGGGAACTTTGGTATCTTCTGGGCCGGACGGCCTTTGAAACAGGCATGGCCATGGAAAGGGCTGATGTTGACGAGGTGTTGTTGCGGTTGGACTACCCAGCCTATTTTGGGCTGCTCCAACAGCCACTCCCCGACAACCGGGCGGGCATTCTGGATGCGCTTGCGGCCGACGGCATCATTCTTAAATCGGATTGTGGGGACTGGAATATAACCAATCTGGGCGCAATCCTCTTCGCCAAACGGTTGAAGGATTTTCCCACACTTTTCCGCAAGACTGTCCGAGTGGTCGTTTACAAGGGAAACAGTCGTGTGCAGACCCTTCGGGAGCAGGAGGGGGAGAAAGGCTATGCGTGCGGGTTTGAATACTTGATGGCGTTCATTAACGGCCTGGTTCCAGCCAATGAAGTGTTGCGGCAGGCGTTGCGGAGCGTGGAGCCGATGTATCCGCCGGTGGCCGTCAGGGAATTGGTGGCCAACGCATTGATACATCAAGACTTTCATGTCACGGGCGCCGGACCGATGGTGGAGTTGTTTGATGACCGCATTGAGATAAGCAATCCCGGCGTGCCCCTTGTTCAAACGGAGCGGTTTTTGGATTCTCCGCCCCGTTCCAGGAATGAGAGACTGGCATCCCTTATGCGACGTTTGGGTGTCTGCGAGGAGCGTGGAAGCGGTGTGGACAAAGTCGTCTCGCAAATGGAGTATTTCCAGTTGCCCGCCCCTATTTTTGAGGTTATTGGCGAAAGCACCAAAGCCACGTTACTGTCCCACCGGCCACTGGTCAAAATGGAGAAGGCGGACCGAATTCGGGCCTGCTATCTTCATGCATGCCTGCGATATGTGACAAGGAGTCACATGACCAACGCGTCTTTGCGTGCGCGTTTTGGCATTGCAGAACGAAACAGC